A single window of Pseudomonadota bacterium DNA harbors:
- a CDS encoding MFS transporter, with protein sequence MAITSDELADAHGARGYLVGLLAFIGFVTLFEGYDLLIINLALPALGKEFGVDAAVLGKAVGLINVGTIVAFLPVRLADSYGRRRVFLWAIAGYTVFTLLSAFSTRLEDFVLWQFLARMFMVTEIGVGAIILTEEMPARWRGAAVTFMFALSLAGGILGSALHPYLSGGELGWRALYLFGGVVLPVLVLCWPWLRETRRYAAQGTAARGASLAALFGAFVALWRSRYRLRVVAGASLWFAVNAWSSSCLFFFSYYVTNERHWTAAEVGHALTLGYSLAIIGYACGGALLDLIGRRVTASLFFVTGALAAWICFTSHDATMITVAYVVVLGMHALWPVAATITSEIFPTEQRATANALVNNLLGRTGMAIAPAVVGALSAWLGSVGQAVALVALVPLLCLPVILYAVSESRGQELERLSD encoded by the coding sequence ATGGCCATCACGTCCGACGAACTGGCCGACGCGCATGGCGCGCGCGGCTACCTCGTCGGGCTGTTGGCCTTCATTGGTTTCGTGACGCTGTTCGAGGGCTACGACCTGCTCATCATCAACCTGGCGCTGCCGGCGCTGGGCAAGGAGTTCGGCGTCGACGCCGCGGTGCTTGGCAAGGCGGTGGGACTCATCAACGTCGGCACCATCGTCGCCTTCCTGCCGGTGCGCCTGGCCGACAGCTACGGTCGGCGCCGCGTGTTCCTGTGGGCCATCGCCGGTTACACGGTGTTCACGCTGCTGTCGGCGTTCTCGACCCGTCTCGAGGATTTCGTGCTGTGGCAATTCCTGGCGCGCATGTTCATGGTCACCGAAATAGGCGTCGGCGCCATCATCCTCACCGAGGAGATGCCGGCGCGCTGGCGCGGCGCGGCGGTGACCTTCATGTTCGCCCTGAGCCTGGCCGGCGGCATCTTGGGCTCGGCATTGCATCCCTACCTGTCGGGCGGTGAGCTCGGCTGGCGCGCGCTCTACCTGTTCGGTGGCGTGGTGTTGCCGGTGCTGGTGTTGTGCTGGCCGTGGCTGCGCGAGACGCGCCGTTACGCCGCCCAGGGTACGGCCGCGCGCGGTGCATCGCTGGCGGCCTTGTTCGGTGCATTTGTCGCGCTGTGGCGTTCGCGTTACCGCCTGCGGGTGGTGGCCGGCGCCTCGCTGTGGTTCGCCGTCAACGCCTGGAGTTCGAGCTGCCTGTTCTTCTTTTCCTACTACGTGACCAATGAACGACATTGGACGGCGGCCGAGGTCGGGCACGCGCTGACCCTGGGCTACAGCCTCGCCATCATTGGTTATGCCTGTGGCGGCGCGCTGCTCGACCTCATCGGCCGACGCGTCACCGCCAGCCTGTTCTTCGTCACCGGCGCGCTCGCCGCGTGGATTTGCTTCACGTCGCATGATGCCACCATGATCACCGTCGCCTACGTGGTGGTGCTCGGCATGCATGCGCTGTGGCCGGTGGCCGCCACCATCACCAGCGAGATTTTTCCGACCGAGCAGCGCGCCACCGCCAATGCGCTGGTCAACAACCTCCTGGGGCGCACCGGCATGGCGATCGCGCCGGCGGTGGTCGGCGCGCTGTCGGCATGGTTGGGCAGCGTGGGCCAGGCGGTGGCGCTGGTGGCGCTGGTGCCACTGCTGTGTCTGCCGGTGATCCTGTACGCGGTCAGTGAAAGCCGCGGCCAGGAACTCGAACGCTTGAGTGATTGA
- a CDS encoding MBL fold metallo-hydrolase yields MKLFHACRAALVACGLVAAQSVVAHGTHGGTAQLDRYNNDRTIAIQVYGGTRKDAVKVTLSYYGNMAVQIESPKGVKVFVDPWRNDIVGMYPPWYMREMPIVRTDVALVTHAHFDHDAIERVQADQVLDRMAGEFTLGDVKITGIADKHVCETQGDIPYRKLVKFFIDQDPCPPNETLQWDNSLYVIETGGLRILHWGDNRQNPPERVWEKIGKVDVAILAVSDEGHILSQKWADVVMQKSGARIVIPSHYYIKGVHIPGALGLESADKWVAKHEHTRLDSGVLELTPAMVQKYQQHVMYFGDHVAFDTEVKLPADDGKLPEVPAPDKAYERFAPDQH; encoded by the coding sequence ATGAAGTTATTCCACGCCTGCCGCGCGGCGCTCGTCGCGTGCGGCCTCGTCGCGGCGCAATCCGTCGTTGCGCACGGCACCCACGGCGGTACCGCGCAGCTCGACAGGTACAACAACGATCGCACCATCGCCATCCAGGTCTACGGCGGTACACGCAAGGACGCCGTCAAGGTGACCTTGTCCTACTACGGCAACATGGCGGTGCAGATCGAATCGCCCAAGGGCGTGAAGGTGTTCGTCGACCCGTGGCGCAACGACATCGTCGGCATGTATCCGCCCTGGTACATGCGCGAGATGCCGATAGTGCGCACCGACGTGGCGCTCGTCACCCACGCGCATTTCGATCATGACGCCATCGAACGCGTGCAGGCCGACCAGGTGCTGGACCGCATGGCCGGCGAATTCACGCTCGGTGACGTCAAGATCACCGGCATCGCCGACAAGCACGTGTGCGAGACCCAGGGCGATATTCCCTATCGCAAGCTGGTCAAGTTCTTCATCGATCAAGACCCCTGTCCGCCCAACGAAACGCTGCAATGGGACAACAGCCTGTACGTGATCGAGACCGGCGGCCTGCGCATCCTGCACTGGGGCGACAACCGCCAGAATCCGCCGGAGCGCGTGTGGGAAAAGATTGGCAAGGTCGATGTCGCGATCCTCGCGGTCAGCGATGAAGGTCACATCCTGTCGCAGAAATGGGCGGACGTGGTGATGCAGAAGAGCGGCGCGCGCATCGTCATTCCCAGCCACTACTACATCAAGGGCGTGCACATCCCCGGCGCGCTGGGTCTCGAATCGGCGGACAAGTGGGTGGCCAAGCACGAACACACGCGGCTCGACAGCGGCGTGCTGGAACTGACGCCGGCGATGGTGCAGAAGTACCAGCAGCACGTGATGTATTTCGGCGATCACGTGGCGTTCGACACCGAGGTGAAGCTGCCGGCCGACGACGGCAAGCTGCCCGAGGTGCCGGCGCCGGACAAGGCCTACGAGCGTTTCGCGCCGGACCAGCACTGA
- a CDS encoding cytochrome c, with translation MRERICLLLLLLCAYCEAQAQGLGLGHAPSAATLRDADTAIGADGAELPPGSGSVAAGAALFARQCAACHGARGTEGPDPVLVGGQGSLAGDHPLQTIGSYWPYATTVFDYIRRAMPFMAPGSLTDDEVYALTAFLLAANGIVPQDTVLDRQRLAALRMPNRDGFMADRRRPAQPGDTALAPSHTRGEKAP, from the coding sequence ATGCGTGAGCGCATCTGCCTGCTGTTGTTGCTGCTGTGCGCGTACTGCGAAGCGCAGGCGCAAGGACTGGGTCTCGGTCACGCGCCGAGCGCCGCGACGCTGCGCGATGCGGATACCGCGATTGGCGCCGATGGCGCCGAGCTGCCGCCGGGCAGCGGCAGCGTGGCGGCCGGCGCCGCGCTCTTCGCGCGGCAGTGCGCCGCCTGCCATGGCGCCCGCGGCACCGAAGGGCCCGACCCGGTGCTGGTGGGTGGCCAAGGTTCGCTCGCCGGCGATCATCCGCTGCAGACCATCGGCAGCTATTGGCCTTACGCCACCACCGTGTTCGATTACATCCGTCGCGCCATGCCGTTCATGGCGCCGGGTTCACTCACGGATGACGAAGTCTACGCGCTCACGGCGTTTCTGCTGGCGGCGAACGGCATCGTGCCGCAGGATACGGTCCTCGACCGCCAGCGTCTCGCCGCGCTGCGCATGCCGAACCGTGACGGCTTCATGGCCGACCGCCGGCGGCCCGCGCAACCCGGCGACACGGCACTGGCGCCGTCACACACGAGGGGAGAGAAAGCACCATGA
- the soxC gene encoding sulfite dehydrogenase has translation MLSRSRRRFLVTGSGLAASLLGAGASAAAAVRSPGLPVSGYGQRARFETSQRWLTPARYLSSTASWSPLADQLGVITPSALHYERHHAGVPDIEPANFSLLVHGLVRRPLEFTLDDLKRFPATERICFIECSGNSYREWRGPGGADVQQTHGLTSCSAWSGVRLADLLAECGVMADAQWLVAEGSDAARLTRSVPLAKALDDTLLAYGQNGEALRPEQGYPLRLLVPGYEGSISVKWLRRIKLTRAAVYSREETSKYTDLMPDGRAEAFTLAMDVKSVITSPSPGRAPLAQGFQEIRGLAWSGRGRVTRVEVSTDGGAHWQDATLHGPVLPVCHTRFSLPWRFDGRPTLLASRATDETGDVQPTRAALVEARGVNAFYHYNAIQQWRVDADGSAHNA, from the coding sequence GTGCTATCCAGATCCCGTCGTCGTTTCCTCGTCACCGGCAGTGGACTCGCCGCGAGCCTGTTGGGCGCGGGCGCGAGCGCGGCTGCCGCGGTCCGCAGTCCCGGCCTGCCGGTCAGCGGCTACGGCCAGCGTGCGCGCTTCGAAACCAGCCAGCGTTGGCTGACGCCGGCTCGCTATCTGTCGAGCACCGCATCGTGGTCGCCGCTGGCCGATCAACTCGGCGTCATCACGCCGTCCGCGCTGCATTACGAACGTCATCACGCCGGCGTGCCGGACATCGAACCGGCGAACTTCAGTCTGCTCGTGCACGGCCTGGTGCGGCGGCCCTTGGAATTCACACTGGACGATTTGAAACGTTTCCCTGCCACCGAGCGCATCTGCTTCATCGAATGTTCGGGCAACAGTTACCGCGAATGGCGCGGGCCGGGCGGCGCCGACGTGCAGCAGACCCATGGGCTGACTTCCTGCAGCGCCTGGAGCGGTGTGCGGCTGGCCGACCTGTTGGCCGAGTGCGGCGTGATGGCGGACGCGCAGTGGCTGGTGGCCGAAGGCAGCGATGCGGCGCGGCTCACACGCAGCGTGCCGCTGGCCAAGGCGCTGGACGATACCTTGCTGGCCTACGGCCAGAACGGCGAAGCCCTGCGTCCCGAACAGGGCTATCCCTTGCGACTGCTGGTGCCGGGCTACGAGGGCAGCATCAGCGTGAAGTGGCTGCGGCGCATCAAGCTTACCCGCGCCGCGGTCTACAGCCGCGAAGAGACTTCCAAGTACACCGATCTCATGCCCGATGGTCGCGCCGAGGCGTTCACGCTGGCGATGGATGTGAAATCGGTGATCACCTCGCCGTCGCCGGGACGCGCGCCGCTGGCGCAAGGCTTCCAGGAGATCCGCGGCCTCGCCTGGTCGGGGCGCGGGCGCGTGACGCGCGTCGAAGTCAGCACCGATGGCGGCGCGCACTGGCAGGACGCGACGCTGCACGGACCAGTGTTGCCGGTGTGCCATACGCGCTTCTCGTTGCCGTGGCGCTTCGATGGGCGGCCGACGCTGCTGGCGAGTCGCGCCACCGACGAAACGGGCGACGTGCAGCCGACCCGCGCGGCGCTGGTCGAGGCGCGCGGTGTGAATGCCTTCTATCACTACAACGCCATTCAACAATGGCGTGTCGACGCTGACGGCAGTGCGCACAATGCGTGA
- a CDS encoding ADP-ribosylglycohydrolase family protein encodes MADAGDRQAGAILKGANSPGDSDSIASMVGAVVGARCGLASLPGNWVRDVWLSAEMLDLARAIAAVASS; translated from the coding sequence ATCGCCGACGCCGGCGACAGGCAGGCCGGTGCCATTCTCAAAGGCGCCAACAGTCCAGGCGACAGCGACAGCATCGCGTCGATGGTGGGTGCGGTGGTGGGAGCGCGATGTGGTCTGGCGTCGTTACCCGGGAATTGGGTGCGCGACGTCTGGCTCTCAGCGGAAATGTTGGACTTGGCCCGCGCGATCGCGGCCGTCGCATCATCTTGA
- the mgtE gene encoding magnesium transporter, which translates to MNASTDPVAVELERDLPRMLPALAAAELERRTPQEGARILAMHAGPTAAPVWERLAPAVAQRCLAELAVADSAQVLGSIDPSRAAAIIVRLDEDDRARLLAAVSDEARALIDLVMSFPPGSAGAIMDPRVWHLRGSTRVGEAIARVRQVAPVPGRSAGRRLFYLVDDQGRLTGIVEAQDMILAQEDDTLGQYARPVPAVAQVTMSNEEVVDLIDRHGLSSLPVVDSIGRLIGVVRYDSLVAATRAEASVDLQTIFGASKEESALSPPAFAVRKRLPWLQINLVTAFMAAAVVGVFEDTIASNAQLAVLLPVVAGQSGNTGAQALAVVIRGLALREINASHWRKVVGKEFFAALINGIAIALTTSAGVYLWSRSKTLSAIIGISMVLSMVIAGLSGAAIPLALTKLRQDPAQSSSIVLTTVTDVSGFFSFLGIATMLLHSV; encoded by the coding sequence ATGAATGCCTCCACCGATCCGGTCGCAGTCGAGCTGGAGCGCGATTTGCCGCGCATGTTGCCGGCGCTGGCAGCAGCGGAGCTCGAACGGCGCACGCCCCAGGAAGGCGCCCGCATCCTCGCGATGCACGCGGGGCCGACAGCCGCCCCGGTGTGGGAGCGCCTGGCACCGGCCGTGGCGCAACGCTGTCTCGCCGAACTCGCGGTGGCCGACAGCGCGCAGGTGCTGGGCAGTATCGATCCGTCACGCGCGGCGGCAATCATCGTGCGCCTGGACGAAGACGATCGGGCACGGCTGCTGGCGGCGGTGAGCGACGAGGCGCGCGCCCTCATCGATCTCGTGATGAGTTTTCCGCCCGGCAGCGCCGGCGCCATCATGGACCCGCGGGTCTGGCATCTGCGCGGATCCACGCGTGTCGGTGAAGCGATCGCGCGCGTGCGCCAGGTCGCGCCGGTGCCGGGCCGCTCCGCCGGGCGGCGGCTGTTCTACCTGGTCGATGATCAGGGGCGTCTGACTGGCATCGTCGAAGCCCAGGACATGATCCTGGCGCAGGAGGACGACACCCTTGGTCAGTACGCACGGCCGGTACCGGCCGTCGCGCAGGTCACCATGAGCAACGAGGAAGTGGTCGATTTGATCGACCGCCACGGCCTGAGCAGCCTGCCGGTGGTGGACAGCATCGGCCGCCTGATCGGCGTCGTGCGTTACGACTCGCTGGTGGCGGCCACCCGCGCCGAGGCCTCGGTCGACCTGCAGACCATCTTCGGCGCCAGCAAGGAAGAGAGCGCGCTGTCGCCGCCAGCCTTCGCCGTGCGCAAGCGCCTGCCGTGGCTGCAGATCAACCTGGTCACGGCCTTCATGGCGGCGGCCGTGGTCGGCGTGTTCGAAGACACCATCGCCAGCAACGCGCAGCTCGCGGTGCTGTTGCCGGTGGTGGCCGGACAATCCGGCAACACCGGCGCGCAGGCCCTGGCGGTCGTCATCCGGGGCCTCGCGCTGCGTGAAATCAACGCCTCGCACTGGCGCAAGGTGGTCGGCAAGGAATTCTTCGCCGCGCTCATCAACGGCATCGCCATCGCGCTCACCACCAGCGCCGGTGTGTACCTGTGGAGCCGCTCGAAAACCCTGTCCGCCATCATCGGTATCTCGATGGTGCTGTCGATGGTGATCGCCGGCCTGTCGGGCGCGGCCATTCCGCTGGCCCTGACCAAGCTCAGGCAGGACCCGGCGCAGTCCTCGTCCATCGTGCTGACCACCGTCACCGACGTGTCGGGTTTCTTCTCTTTCCTCGGCATCGCGACCATGCTGCTGCACTCCGTGTAG
- a CDS encoding Bax inhibitor-1/YccA family protein yields MPTQIASISTASSAVTSTNKLIRNTYTLLAMTLLFSAVTASLSVMLRMPPITYLVSVGISIALMWLVLPRTANSASGIGVVFAITGLLGFALGPILAMYLKLPHGPQLVATALGGTGVIFLGLSGYALTTRRNFNFMGGFLFVGMLVVLGASLANIFLAMPAMSLAVSAAVVMLMCGFILFDTSRMIHGGTDNYIVATVGLYMNIFNLFISLLQLLGFARDE; encoded by the coding sequence ATGCCGACTCAAATCGCCAGCATTAGCACCGCCTCGTCGGCGGTGACCAGTACCAACAAGCTCATTCGCAATACCTACACGCTGTTGGCCATGACCCTGCTATTCAGCGCGGTGACCGCCAGCCTGTCGGTGATGTTGCGCATGCCACCCATCACCTACCTGGTGTCGGTCGGCATCTCGATCGCGCTCATGTGGCTGGTGCTGCCGCGCACCGCCAATTCGGCCAGTGGCATAGGTGTGGTGTTCGCCATCACCGGCCTGCTCGGCTTTGCACTGGGGCCGATACTCGCCATGTACCTCAAGCTGCCCCACGGCCCGCAGCTGGTGGCGACCGCATTGGGCGGCACCGGCGTGATTTTCCTAGGCCTGTCCGGCTACGCGCTGACCACGCGCCGCAATTTCAACTTCATGGGCGGCTTCCTGTTCGTCGGCATGCTGGTGGTGCTGGGCGCGTCGCTGGCCAACATCTTCCTGGCCATGCCGGCGATGTCGCTGGCGGTGTCGGCGGCGGTGGTGATGTTGATGTGCGGCTTCATCCTGTTCGATACCAGCCGCATGATCCACGGCGGTACCGACAACTACATCGTCGCCACCGTCGGCCTGTACATGAACATCTTCAACCTGTTCATCAGCCTGCTGCAGCTGCTGGGCTTCGCCAGGGACGAGTGA